One segment of Ricinus communis isolate WT05 ecotype wild-type chromosome 8, ASM1957865v1, whole genome shotgun sequence DNA contains the following:
- the LOC8277195 gene encoding protein MAINTENANCE OF PSII UNDER HIGH LIGHT 1: MACASRAMITANTCTFTSPRFFKKYQTFNRRSLKLFTIRAETDDADCNDEECAPDKEVGKVSMEWLAGDKTKVAGTFPPRTRGWTGYVEKDTAGQTNIYSVEPVVYVAESAISSGTAGSSADGAENTAAIAAGIALISVAAASSILLQVGKTPAEIKTVEYSGPSLTYYINKFKPAEIVQAALPSQTESSPSIQLPPESSAPEVSQIQVQSQVQPEPATSSENSVS; the protein is encoded by the exons atggcaTGTGCATCACGGGCTATGATAACAGCCAATACATGCACATTCACTTCTCCAAGATTTTTCAAGAAATACCAAACCTTTAATAGGAGAAGTCTCAAGCTTTTCACTATCAGAGCTGAAACTGATGATGCTGATTGCAATGATGAAGAATGTGCTCCTGATAAGgag GTTGGGAAGGTAAGTATGGAATGGTTGGCTGGAGACAAAACCAAGGTGGCTGGGACATTTCCACCACGAACTCGTGGCTGGACAGGGTATGTTGAGAAGGATACTGCTGGTCAGACAAATATTTACTCTGTTGAG CCTGTAGTATATGTTGCAGAAAGTGCAATAAGCTCAGGAACTGCAGGTTCTTCTGCCGATGGAGCTGAAAACACAGCAGCAATAGCTGCCGGCATTGCCCTGATCAGTGTAGCTGCAGCTTCATCAATTCTCCTCCAAGTTGGGAAGACCCCAGCCGAGATAAAGACAGTAGAATACTCTGGACCATCACTCACTTACTACATCAACAAATTCAAACCAGCAGAAATAGTTCAAGCTGCTCTGCCAAGCCAAACTGAATCCTCCCCTTCGATACAACTACCACCAGAAAGCTCTGCACCAGAAGTTTCCCAGATACAGGTTCAATCCCAAGTTCAGCCTGAGCCTGCCACTTCAAGTGAAAACAGTGTCTCTTAG
- the LOC8277196 gene encoding putative RING-H2 finger protein ATL69, translating into MSTADPPISAAGVGLGYGIAIAVSILVLISTIMLASYACIRVKGGGGNHTRRSNASSSSSSSSDGGSSNIYRLSHSFAATGDSTGPMIMVGLDEPVIKSYPKIVLGESQRLPKPNNGPCSICLCDYQARDIIRCIPDCHHCFHAECVDEWLMMSATCPLCRNSPAPSAASTPIATPLSELVPFSFHPR; encoded by the coding sequence ATGTCCACAGCTGATCCTCCAATATCGGCCGCTGGTGTCGGCCTCGGTTACGGTATTGCCATAGCTGTTAGCATCCTTGTTCTCATTTCTACTATAATGCTTGCTTCTTATGCTTGTATAAGAGTTAAAGGTGGTGGTGGCAACCACACTCGTAGAAGTAATGCTagtagcagcagcagcagcagtagTGATGGTGGTAGTAGCAACATTTACAGGCTTAGCCACTCTTTCGCGGCCACCGGAGACTCAACAGGGCCCATGATAATGGTGGGCCTTGACGAGCCTGTGATTAAATCATACCCAAAAATAGTATTAGGGGAAAGCCAGCGATTGCCCAAGCCCAACAACGGCCCATGTTCGATTTGCCTATGTGATTACCAAGCTAGAGATATAATAAGATGTATTCCAGATTGTCATCATTGTTTCCATGCTGAATGTGTTGATGAATGGCTTATGATGAGTGCCACGTGTCCTCTGTGCAGGAATTCTCCTGCTCCATCAGCTGCTTCAACGCCTATTGCCACTCCTTTATCAGAGTTGGTGCCATTCTCCTTCCACCCCAGGTGA